The Paenibacillus amylolyticus genome contains the following window.
AAAAGAGCCGTACACTTGCGTTTTCTACCATTTCATCTGCCAGTAGATGAACAGGCATCACGATTCCTTATGGAAATGCTCGGTGATGTGACCAGCAAAGGAAGTGAGATTAGCATCGCACAGGATCTGACCGACCCTCAGCTTATGCTGGAGGAAGTCAGTAAGTGTGATCTTGTCATCGGTATGCGTCTGCACAGTCTGATCTATGCAGCTTCGCAGTATGTGCCTCCGGTGGGTATCTCGTACGATCCGAAAATAGACCAATTTCTGCTTCGTCTGGACAGTGAGCCAGCAGGCAGCACGGATACACTCGATGGTGACAAACTCGCCAAAACTGTCGTTGGACTGCTGGATCAACGCTCACAATGGCTGAAGGAACATGAAGAAGGCATCACCCAACTGAAGCAGGAAGCCAGAGTGCCTGCACAGCAGATAATTAACTATTTAGGCCGCAAAGGATGAGATAAAGATGAGTCAGACCGGATCCATACCTACCGTTTCGATCTACGGCATTCCTTTTTCCAAACTGACAATGAAAGAAACGGTAAAGGTTCTCCAGGAAGCTGTGCTGTCCAAGCAACCACCCCATCAAGTCATTACAGCCAACCCCATTATGGTGATGGCCGCATTGGAAGATCCCGCAATCATGGAAGTCATGCAAAATGCGGAAATGATTGTTCCGGATGGAACGGGTGTCGTATGGGCTGCAAACTATTGTGGAGATCCTGTAGCTGAGCGAGTGCCGGGATTTGAGCTTTTACATGAATTGCTGCGTGTTGGAGAAAACTATCGATGGGGCGTATATCTGCTGGGTTCTACCCCTGAGGTGATTCAAGAAACGGCAGTTCGGTTACAACAGCAGTATCCGGCGATTCGAATTGTGGGTTATCGCGACGGTTATTTTGGTCCGGCTGAGGATGAACAGGTCATCGCTTCCATACGGGAAGCAGCACCTGATCTGTTGTTTGTAGCACGTGGGGCTGATACACAAGAACCGTGGATTCACAAGCACAAAGATGCACTACAGGTTCCAGTAACCATGGGCGTTGGCGGCAGCTTTGATGTGATCTCGGGTAAAACAAAACGTGCGCCTGTCCTGTTCCAAAAGTTAAGACTGGAGTGGTTCTATCGCTTATTGCGTGAACCAAGCCGGGCTGGTCGGATGCTTGCGCTTCCGAAATTCGCTGTTAAGGTGATGTGTGACAAAGAAAACGTGACAAAAGCCCGTTAAAAACAGGAAATTAAGAGATAAATGCTTGTTTATGCTAGAAATTGAGGATAGCTTTTCGGGTGGGATCGGCGTATAATTCATTCCGGATTACATGTGTGCCACTCAAATGAAAATTTAAGTTGCACGTTGCCACTTCGATGTCAGAATAACCTTTTGATCGCTGTTATCCCTGGATTTCTTTTTTAACCTTTACAAGGTTGAAATCCCGTGATAAAGGCGAACGCTTCGCTTCTACAGGTTATTTCTGCCCTCTCCGTTCTGGTGCAAATGGCATTTTTCATCAAAAGTGACTAACAATAATTTTTATATATAAAAAGAGATCAGGGGATTTATAATTTCGTACAGGTATTATAATTGGGGGTCGAATGTTCAAATGGTAGCGATCTTTATCATTGGATTTATCGTGTCAATGGGACTGGCTCTTGCCCTGACACCGCTTGTCAAAAAGTTCGCAGTCCGCATTGGCGCAATGGATACGCCGAATGCACGTAAAGTACACACACGGATCATGCCGCGTCTTGGTGGTCTGGGCATATTCCTGGCCTTTATTATTACAGTTGCTGCATTGCTTCCGTTTGTATCGGCATGGTTCACAACTCGGGATATGAGTTTTGTCAGTGCGTTTCTGATTGGTGGAACAATTATCGTACTGATTGGAGCACTTGATGATCGGTTTGAGCTGTCAGCCAAAGTGAAGCTGCTTGGTCAGATCGTTGCTGCTTCTGTCGTTGTATTCGGATTTAACATCCGTGTAGATTTCGTTAACATTCCTTTTCAGGATTCCTATTCTTCACTCGAAGCTTGGGTATCCATTCCGCTGACGATCTTATGGATCGTTGGTGTAACGAATGCGATTAACCTGATTGATGGTCTGGATGGTCTGGCAGCCGGTGTATCTGGTATTGCCATTGGTACCATTGCCGTGATGTCCTTCCTGATGGGCAACATGATGATCGCCTTGATGTGTCTTGTCTTGCTGGGTAGCATCATCGGATTCCTGTTCTTCAACTTCCACCCGGCCAAGATCTTCATG
Protein-coding sequences here:
- a CDS encoding MraY family glycosyltransferase, which codes for MVAIFIIGFIVSMGLALALTPLVKKFAVRIGAMDTPNARKVHTRIMPRLGGLGIFLAFIITVAALLPFVSAWFTTRDMSFVSAFLIGGTIIVLIGALDDRFELSAKVKLLGQIVAASVVVFGFNIRVDFVNIPFQDSYSSLEAWVSIPLTILWIVGVTNAINLIDGLDGLAAGVSGIAIGTIAVMSFLMGNMMIALMCLVLLGSIIGFLFFNFHPAKIFMGDTGSLFLGFSLAMLSMLGFKQIAVVSFITPLIIIGVPLSDTFFAIIRRAVQRKPIFSPDKGHLHHCLRELGFSHRQTVLIIYGIAAFFGVLAIIQSSAAMFEANWVTFVVICIMMFFLQVGAEVIGLVSKTRRPVINFLMRMRVKLSPETRSKS
- a CDS encoding WecB/TagA/CpsF family glycosyltransferase, which translates into the protein MSQTGSIPTVSIYGIPFSKLTMKETVKVLQEAVLSKQPPHQVITANPIMVMAALEDPAIMEVMQNAEMIVPDGTGVVWAANYCGDPVAERVPGFELLHELLRVGENYRWGVYLLGSTPEVIQETAVRLQQQYPAIRIVGYRDGYFGPAEDEQVIASIREAAPDLLFVARGADTQEPWIHKHKDALQVPVTMGVGGSFDVISGKTKRAPVLFQKLRLEWFYRLLREPSRAGRMLALPKFAVKVMCDKENVTKAR